The Pseudodesulfovibrio sp. zrk46 genome contains a region encoding:
- a CDS encoding L-lactate permease has translation MSIEVLALVALLPILVATVLMVGMRWPATKAMPVAWLTAVAGAILVWGLPAKYVAALTLQGFVTAIGILIIVFGAILILRTLQQSGGMETIQYGMQNITADRRIQAIIIGYMFAAFLEGAAGFGTPAALAAPLLLSLGFPPLAAAIICLVFNSFPVTFGAVGTPVVLGLKFLKDPVEAAVASNAAGINFANMGDFNAIIGQWATVMHLAMIFILPVFMLGFITRFFGPERSWKPGLAAWKFCIFAAVAFTVPYLFFAWNVGPEFPSLIGGLVGLGIIIAGAKAGFCMPSTPWDFGDSSKWDPEWTGSVSGGSTEFKPHMSQFKAWLPYILIGAILVVTRIPELGLKGMLASQAIKFSSILGFDSVNASIKYLYLPGTIPFVLVALLTVLIHGMPGEKVKTAWSQAIVTMKNPTIALFAAVALVSIFRGSGIADAALNPNSYPSMPLAMAEAVASITGNAWPMFASFVGGLGSFITGSNTVSDLLFAEFQWGVASTLDLPRQIIVAAQAVGGAMGNMICIHNIVAVCAVVGLSGMEGAILKRTVWPFLLYGLVVGVVASLMSFVFLPGLF, from the coding sequence ATGTCCATTGAAGTGCTCGCTCTCGTTGCACTGCTGCCGATCTTGGTAGCCACAGTTCTCATGGTCGGCATGCGCTGGCCTGCTACTAAAGCTATGCCTGTCGCATGGCTGACCGCCGTTGCCGGCGCAATCCTGGTCTGGGGTCTCCCGGCCAAATACGTTGCTGCTCTGACTCTTCAGGGCTTCGTCACCGCGATCGGTATTCTGATCATTGTTTTCGGTGCAATCTTGATTCTTCGCACGCTGCAGCAGTCTGGTGGTATGGAAACCATTCAGTACGGCATGCAGAACATCACCGCTGACCGCCGCATCCAGGCAATCATCATCGGTTACATGTTCGCAGCATTCCTCGAAGGCGCCGCCGGCTTCGGTACTCCCGCAGCTCTGGCAGCTCCGCTGCTTCTTTCCCTCGGCTTCCCGCCGCTGGCAGCAGCAATCATCTGTCTCGTCTTCAACTCCTTCCCGGTTACCTTCGGTGCTGTCGGTACCCCCGTCGTACTCGGCCTGAAGTTCCTGAAGGATCCCGTTGAAGCTGCTGTTGCTTCCAACGCTGCTGGCATCAACTTCGCCAACATGGGCGACTTCAATGCCATCATCGGTCAGTGGGCCACCGTCATGCACCTGGCAATGATCTTCATCCTGCCCGTGTTCATGCTTGGTTTCATCACCCGTTTCTTCGGCCCCGAGCGCTCCTGGAAGCCCGGTCTGGCCGCTTGGAAGTTCTGCATCTTCGCAGCTGTTGCTTTCACCGTACCTTACCTGTTCTTCGCTTGGAACGTTGGTCCCGAGTTCCCGTCCCTGATCGGTGGTCTTGTTGGCCTCGGTATCATCATCGCTGGCGCCAAGGCCGGCTTCTGCATGCCCAGCACTCCCTGGGACTTCGGTGATTCCTCCAAGTGGGATCCCGAGTGGACCGGTTCCGTCTCCGGTGGTTCCACCGAGTTCAAGCCGCACATGTCTCAGTTCAAGGCATGGCTGCCCTACATCCTGATCGGTGCTATCCTCGTTGTTACCCGTATCCCCGAACTCGGCCTGAAGGGCATGCTCGCTTCCCAGGCTATCAAGTTCTCCAGCATCCTCGGCTTTGACTCTGTCAACGCTTCCATCAAGTACCTGTACCTGCCCGGTACCATCCCGTTCGTCCTCGTCGCTCTGCTGACCGTGCTCATCCACGGCATGCCCGGCGAAAAGGTCAAGACCGCATGGTCCCAGGCTATCGTTACCATGAAGAATCCCACCATCGCTCTGTTCGCAGCTGTCGCTCTGGTGTCCATCTTCCGTGGTTCCGGTATCGCTGACGCAGCCCTGAACCCCAACAGCTACCCCTCCATGCCTCTGGCCATGGCCGAAGCTGTTGCATCCATCACCGGTAACGCATGGCCCATGTTCGCCTCCTTCGTTGGTGGCCTCGGTTCCTTCATCACCGGTTCCAACACCGTCTCCGACCTTCTGTTCGCTGAGTTCCAGTGGGGCGTAGCCTCCACCCTGGATCTGCCGCGTCAGATCATTGTCGCAGCACAGGCTGTTGGTGGTGCCATGGGTAACATGATCTGCATCCACAACATCGTTGCTGTCTGCGCAGTTGTTGGCCTCTCCGGTATGGAAGGTGCCATCCTGAAGCGTACCGTATGGCCTTTCCTGCTGTACGGTCTCGTAGTCGGCGTCGTGGCCTCGCTCATGAGCTTCGTGTTCCTGCCGGGCCTCTTCTAA
- a CDS encoding FAD-linked oxidase C-terminal domain-containing protein, with the protein MSKDAIIKEFEAAVGAENVMTSETDRHSYSYDAAVLDSVMPAMVVRPENSEALGKAVKLCNDNGIPLTVRGAGTNLSGGTIPHPGGCVVLTNGLNRILEINEEDMYAVVEPGVVTAQFAAEVAKRGLFYPPDPGSQTVSTIGGNIAENAGGLRGLKYGVTKDYVMGIDFWDVNGELVKSGSRTVKCVTGYNLAGLMVASEGTLGVFDKCILKLVPPAQAAKSMMAIFPSMKAASETVAAIIANKVVPATLEMMDNFTIRTVENFRKAGLPTDAAALLLIEVDGHPAQVADEAELVEKICKENGATELKVAKDAAERDAVWQARRDALPALAKLKPTCVLEDATVPRSQIPNMIQALEDISKKLDLTIGTFGHAGDGNLHPTILTDKRDKHEWERVEKGIDMIFDKALSMGGTLSGEHGIGLAKSKYMEIETSRATIEYAHRMKSVLDPKGILNPGKIIGFKK; encoded by the coding sequence ATGAGCAAAGATGCCATCATCAAGGAATTCGAGGCAGCCGTAGGCGCCGAGAACGTTATGACCAGCGAGACCGACCGTCACTCTTACTCTTATGACGCCGCAGTTCTCGATTCCGTTATGCCCGCCATGGTTGTTCGTCCTGAGAACAGCGAGGCTCTGGGCAAGGCTGTCAAGCTCTGCAACGACAACGGTATTCCCCTTACCGTACGCGGCGCAGGTACCAATCTTTCTGGTGGAACCATTCCCCACCCCGGCGGTTGTGTCGTCCTGACCAACGGCCTGAACCGCATCCTCGAGATCAACGAGGAAGACATGTACGCCGTGGTTGAACCCGGTGTTGTCACCGCTCAGTTCGCTGCTGAAGTTGCCAAGCGCGGCCTCTTCTATCCCCCGGATCCGGGCTCCCAGACTGTTTCCACCATCGGTGGTAACATCGCTGAGAACGCCGGTGGCCTGCGCGGCCTGAAGTACGGTGTGACCAAAGACTACGTCATGGGCATCGACTTCTGGGACGTTAACGGCGAACTGGTCAAGTCCGGCTCCCGCACCGTTAAGTGCGTTACCGGTTACAACCTGGCTGGCCTGATGGTCGCTTCCGAAGGTACCCTGGGTGTCTTTGACAAGTGTATCCTCAAGCTCGTTCCCCCGGCACAGGCTGCCAAGTCCATGATGGCCATCTTCCCCTCCATGAAAGCCGCTTCCGAGACCGTTGCTGCGATCATCGCCAACAAGGTCGTCCCGGCTACCCTGGAAATGATGGATAACTTCACCATCCGCACCGTTGAAAACTTCCGTAAGGCTGGCCTGCCCACCGACGCTGCAGCTCTGCTGCTGATCGAGGTTGACGGTCACCCCGCACAGGTTGCTGACGAAGCTGAACTGGTTGAAAAGATCTGTAAGGAAAACGGCGCCACCGAGCTGAAGGTTGCCAAGGACGCTGCCGAGCGCGACGCTGTCTGGCAGGCCCGCCGCGACGCTCTGCCCGCACTGGCCAAGCTGAAGCCCACCTGTGTGCTGGAAGACGCTACCGTTCCCCGTTCTCAGATCCCCAACATGATTCAGGCTCTGGAAGACATTTCCAAGAAGCTCGACCTCACCATCGGTACCTTCGGTCACGCTGGTGATGGTAACCTGCACCCCACCATCCTCACCGACAAGCGTGACAAGCATGAGTGGGAACGCGTTGAGAAGGGCATCGACATGATCTTCGACAAGGCTCTCTCCATGGGCGGCACCCTGTCCGGCGAGCACGGCATCGGCCTGGCCAAGTCCAAGTACATGGAAATCGAAACTTCTCGCGCCACCATCGAATACGCACACCGCATGAAGTCCGTTCTTGATCCCAAGGGCATTCTGAACCCCGGCAAGATCATCGGCTTCAAGAAATAG
- the nifJ gene encoding pyruvate:ferredoxin (flavodoxin) oxidoreductase, which yields MSKMKTMDGNTAAAWVAYAMSETAAIYPITPSSTMGEIADEWAAQGRKNIFGETVEVRQLQSEAGAAGAVHGSLAGGALTTTFTASQGLLLMIPNMYKIAGELLPSVFHVSARAIAAHALSIFGDHQDVMACRQTGFAMLAAASVQEVMDLSLVAHLSTVEASVPFLSFFDGFRTSHEIQKIEVIDYDDMKPLLNMEKVAEFRARSMNPEHPDVRGTAQNPDIYFQGREATNAEYDAIPAIVEEYMNKVSAITGRNYKPFDYVGAEDAERVVIAMGSGCEAIEEVVNHLVAKGEKVGLIKVRLYRPFSAKHFMSVLPASCQKLAVLDRTKEPGSLGDPLYLDICTVFKEAGEGPEVVGGRYGLGSKEFTPAMVKAIFDNLAESSPRTRFTVGIEDDVTNASLVTAEALDTTPEGTVQCKFWGLGADGTVGANKQAIKIIGDNTDLYAQGYFSYDSKKSGGITISHLRFGEKPIQSTYLVTDADYVACHNPSYVNLYDVLDGVKEGGTFVLNTSWTAEEMDAQLPAAMRRTIAQKNLKFYTVDAVKIAAEVGLGGRINMVMQTAFFKLADVIPFEQAVALLKDGIEKAYGKKGPKIVEMNNAAVDKATDALVEIEVPAAWADLADDAAASDDAPEYVQKVMRPVLAQKGDDLPVSAFSKDGTMPLSTSKHEKRGVAILVPEWVKDNCIQCNQCAFVCPHSALRPVLATEEEMGSAPASFETLEAKGKDVKGMAYRMQVAAQDCLGCGNCADICPSKEKALVMKPIATQLDEQVPNWDFAETVSFKDAFKRDTVKGSQFRQSLMEFSGACSGCGETPYVKALTQMFGERMIVANATGCSSIWGASAPSTPYCTNAEGHGPAWGNSLFEDAAEFGFGIEMGVNKRRATLVAKCEAALESASGDVKSAIEGWLESKDNAEASAEAGKTLKAALAGTTDEALKAIAADEDLFTKKSVWIFGGDGWAYDIGFGGLDHVIASGKDVNILVMDTEVYSNTGGQSSKATPLGSIAKFAAAGKGTGKKDLGRIAMTYGYVYVASIAMGADKQQTMKAFKEAEAYPGPSLIICYAPCINQGIKKGMGKTQLEQKLAVDSGYWPLYRYNPQLAEEGKNPFQLESKAPDGSLQEFLSGENRYAMLERFHPELSKAFREQIEKDYNDRYAIYSHLADADFSKPE from the coding sequence CGTCCACGGCTCCCTGGCCGGTGGTGCTCTGACCACCACCTTCACCGCCTCTCAGGGCCTGCTCCTCATGATCCCCAACATGTACAAGATCGCCGGTGAGCTTCTCCCCAGCGTCTTCCATGTTTCCGCTCGCGCCATTGCAGCACACGCACTGTCCATCTTCGGCGACCACCAGGACGTCATGGCTTGCCGCCAGACCGGTTTCGCCATGCTGGCCGCTGCTTCCGTTCAGGAAGTAATGGACCTTTCTCTGGTGGCTCACCTCTCCACCGTTGAAGCCTCCGTGCCGTTCCTGTCCTTCTTCGACGGCTTCCGTACCTCTCACGAGATTCAGAAGATCGAAGTCATCGACTACGACGACATGAAGCCGCTGCTCAACATGGAAAAGGTTGCTGAATTCCGCGCCCGCTCCATGAACCCCGAGCACCCGGACGTCCGCGGTACCGCTCAGAACCCGGATATCTACTTCCAGGGTCGCGAAGCTACCAACGCCGAATACGATGCCATCCCGGCTATCGTTGAAGAATACATGAACAAGGTTTCCGCCATCACTGGCCGCAACTACAAGCCCTTCGACTACGTTGGTGCTGAAGACGCCGAGCGCGTTGTCATCGCCATGGGCTCCGGTTGTGAAGCCATCGAAGAAGTGGTTAACCACCTTGTTGCCAAGGGCGAAAAAGTCGGTCTCATCAAGGTCCGCCTGTACCGTCCCTTCTCCGCAAAGCACTTCATGTCCGTCCTGCCCGCATCCTGTCAGAAGCTCGCAGTACTCGACCGCACCAAGGAACCCGGTTCCCTGGGCGATCCGCTGTACCTCGACATCTGCACCGTATTCAAGGAAGCAGGCGAAGGTCCCGAAGTTGTTGGCGGTCGCTACGGCCTGGGCTCCAAGGAGTTCACCCCGGCCATGGTTAAAGCAATTTTCGATAATCTGGCAGAGTCTAGCCCCCGTACCCGCTTCACCGTGGGTATCGAAGACGATGTCACCAACGCCTCCCTTGTCACGGCCGAGGCCCTGGATACAACCCCGGAAGGCACTGTACAGTGCAAGTTCTGGGGCCTCGGCGCTGACGGTACCGTCGGCGCTAACAAGCAGGCGATCAAGATCATTGGTGACAACACCGATCTGTACGCTCAGGGTTACTTCTCCTACGACTCCAAGAAGTCCGGTGGTATCACCATTTCCCACCTGCGCTTCGGTGAGAAGCCCATCCAGTCCACCTACCTGGTGACCGACGCTGACTACGTGGCTTGCCACAACCCCAGCTACGTCAACCTGTACGATGTCCTCGACGGCGTTAAGGAAGGCGGTACCTTCGTACTGAACACCTCCTGGACCGCTGAAGAAATGGACGCCCAGCTGCCCGCAGCCATGCGCCGCACCATCGCTCAGAAGAACCTCAAGTTCTACACTGTCGATGCTGTTAAGATCGCTGCTGAAGTTGGTCTTGGTGGCCGCATCAACATGGTCATGCAGACCGCTTTCTTCAAACTGGCCGACGTTATCCCGTTCGAGCAGGCAGTTGCTCTGCTGAAGGACGGCATCGAGAAGGCCTACGGTAAGAAGGGTCCGAAGATCGTTGAAATGAACAACGCTGCTGTCGACAAAGCTACCGACGCTCTGGTTGAGATCGAAGTTCCCGCTGCATGGGCAGATCTCGCTGACGACGCCGCCGCTTCCGACGACGCTCCCGAATACGTCCAGAAGGTCATGCGTCCGGTTCTCGCCCAGAAGGGTGACGATCTGCCGGTCTCCGCCTTCTCCAAGGACGGCACCATGCCCCTGTCCACCTCCAAGCACGAGAAGCGCGGCGTCGCCATCCTGGTGCCTGAGTGGGTCAAGGACAACTGCATCCAGTGTAACCAGTGTGCATTCGTTTGCCCGCACTCCGCTCTGCGTCCGGTTCTCGCAACCGAAGAAGAGATGGGTTCCGCTCCTGCTTCCTTCGAGACCCTCGAAGCCAAGGGCAAGGACGTGAAGGGCATGGCTTACCGCATGCAGGTCGCTGCTCAGGATTGCCTGGGTTGCGGTAACTGTGCAGACATCTGTCCTTCCAAGGAAAAAGCTCTGGTCATGAAGCCCATCGCCACCCAGCTCGACGAGCAGGTGCCCAACTGGGACTTCGCAGAGACCGTTTCCTTCAAGGACGCTTTCAAGCGAGATACCGTCAAGGGTTCTCAGTTCCGTCAGTCCCTGATGGAATTCTCCGGCGCATGCTCCGGTTGTGGCGAAACCCCGTACGTCAAGGCTCTGACCCAGATGTTCGGCGAACGCATGATCGTTGCCAACGCCACCGGTTGTTCCTCCATCTGGGGTGCATCCGCTCCGTCCACTCCTTACTGCACCAACGCTGAAGGTCACGGTCCTGCCTGGGGTAACTCCCTGTTCGAGGACGCTGCCGAGTTCGGTTTCGGTATCGAGATGGGCGTCAACAAGCGTCGCGCAACCCTGGTTGCCAAGTGTGAAGCTGCTCTCGAGTCCGCTTCCGGCGACGTGAAGTCCGCCATCGAAGGCTGGCTCGAATCCAAGGACAACGCCGAGGCTTCCGCTGAAGCTGGCAAGACCCTGAAGGCTGCTCTCGCCGGTACCACCGACGAAGCCCTCAAGGCTATCGCCGCTGACGAAGACCTGTTCACCAAGAAGTCCGTCTGGATCTTCGGTGGTGACGGCTGGGCCTACGACATCGGTTTCGGTGGTCTGGACCACGTCATCGCTTCCGGCAAGGACGTGAACATCCTGGTCATGGATACCGAAGTGTACTCCAACACCGGTGGTCAGTCCTCCAAGGCTACTCCGCTTGGCTCCATCGCCAAGTTCGCCGCTGCTGGTAAGGGCACCGGCAAGAAGGACCTCGGTCGTATCGCAATGACCTACGGCTACGTCTACGTTGCTTCCATCGCCATGGGCGCTGACAAGCAGCAGACCATGAAGGCCTTCAAGGAAGCCGAAGCTTACCCCGGTCCGTCCCTCATCATCTGCTACGCTCCCTGCATCAACCAGGGCATCAAGAAGGGCATGGGCAAGACCCAGCTCGAGCAGAAGCTGGCCGTCGATTCCGGTTACTGGCCGCTGTACCGTTACAACCCGCAGCTCGCCGAGGAAGGCAAGAATCCCTTCCAGCTGGAGTCCAAGGCTCCCGACGGCTCCTTGCAGGAGTTCCTGTCCGGCGAAAACCGTTACGCCATGCTCGAACGCTTCCACCCGGAACTGTCCAAGGCATTCCGTGAGCAGATCGAGAAGGACTACAACGATCGCTATGCGATCTACAGCCATCTGGCCGACGCCGATTTCAGCAAGCCTGAATAA
- a CDS encoding (Fe-S)-binding protein has translation MVDINKLAQMFKELDDQLVNCMRCGMCQAVCPIFARTGREADVTRGKLALLDGLAHEMINDPDGVNEKLNKCLLCGTCQANCPSGVSVMDIFLKARAIMTGYYGLPPVKQAIFRGMLKNPKLFNMLTNMGSKFQGIFTKKVDSLLGSSCARINVPGIEDRHFKALAPKPFNKIVPEMDTPAGKSGLRVAFYVGCAVDKIFPQVGEAALKVLQHHGVGVYMPKGQACCGIPVLSSGDSETFDSLVDINMKLFKDGDFDYLITPCASCTSTIKELWTTMYKGSHVNKYDIERLEKKTMDITQFLVDVLKIEPKDNGGRSVTYHDPCHLKNSLGVTAQPRTIIKAAGCELKEMAEAGTCCGCGGSFTLAHYDMSRKIGSRKAENIMASKANTAATSCPACMIQMTDMLSQKGARMDVKHVVELYADSL, from the coding sequence ATGGTTGATATTAATAAACTCGCACAGATGTTCAAGGAGTTGGACGATCAGTTGGTAAACTGCATGCGCTGCGGTATGTGCCAGGCTGTGTGTCCTATCTTCGCCCGCACCGGTCGCGAAGCTGACGTTACTCGCGGTAAGCTCGCTCTGCTGGACGGTCTTGCTCACGAGATGATCAACGACCCCGACGGCGTCAACGAAAAGCTGAACAAGTGTCTGCTCTGCGGTACCTGTCAGGCAAACTGCCCGTCCGGTGTGTCCGTTATGGACATCTTCCTGAAGGCGCGCGCCATCATGACCGGTTACTACGGTCTGCCGCCCGTCAAGCAGGCTATCTTCCGCGGCATGCTGAAGAACCCCAAGCTCTTCAACATGCTGACCAACATGGGTTCCAAGTTCCAGGGCATCTTCACCAAGAAGGTGGACAGCCTGCTCGGTTCCTCCTGCGCACGCATCAACGTGCCCGGTATCGAGGACCGTCACTTCAAGGCTCTGGCTCCCAAGCCCTTTAACAAGATCGTGCCCGAGATGGACACCCCGGCTGGCAAGTCCGGTCTGCGTGTGGCCTTCTACGTTGGCTGCGCTGTTGACAAGATCTTCCCTCAGGTCGGCGAAGCTGCCCTGAAGGTGCTGCAGCACCATGGCGTGGGCGTATACATGCCCAAGGGCCAGGCCTGCTGTGGTATCCCTGTTCTGTCCAGCGGCGACTCCGAAACGTTCGATTCCCTCGTGGATATCAACATGAAGCTTTTCAAAGACGGCGATTTTGATTACCTGATCACCCCTTGTGCTTCTTGTACTTCTACCATCAAGGAACTGTGGACCACCATGTATAAGGGGTCCCATGTCAACAAGTACGACATCGAACGTCTTGAAAAGAAAACCATGGATATCACTCAGTTCCTGGTTGATGTCTTGAAGATTGAGCCCAAGGATAACGGCGGCCGTAGCGTGACCTATCACGATCCCTGCCACCTGAAGAATTCCCTGGGCGTTACTGCACAGCCCCGCACCATCATCAAGGCTGCTGGCTGTGAATTGAAGGAAATGGCGGAAGCCGGAACCTGCTGCGGTTGCGGCGGTAGCTTCACTCTTGCCCACTACGACATGTCCCGTAAGATCGGTAGCCGTAAGGCTGAGAACATCATGGCATCCAAGGCCAACACGGCAGCTACCAGCTGTCCGGCCTGCATGATCCAGATGACTGACATGCTGTCCCAGAAGGGCGCTCGTATGGACGTGAAGCACGTCGTCGAACTGTACGCTGATTCCCTGTAA